The following coding sequences lie in one Cloeon dipterum chromosome 1, ieCloDipt1.1, whole genome shotgun sequence genomic window:
- the LOC135943267 gene encoding uncharacterized protein LOC135943267, protein MSLRSSHLGHLGSGLLWHRKQADDDDDSSSDSSSLRSFSADEVAELEEKTGRLAPDMVDSLLDEIAEQALESERQMAKGLVHVLEESLREEHALAVGHDTLDALAERFAQLLAKGESDGQTVSRKSQATQTTQMIELMDRREAKLEKGCSCIVETVHQMKSLLEQLQRHWQSSSSPSGGDAFLHKSMGIATEMEGKAMRLIECTEAHRAACLGQRLEYVPRSESVAELTDFQKFLDLDLSDDPSSFLNQ, encoded by the exons ATGTCGTTGAGAAGCAGTCATCTCGGTCATCTCGGCTCCGGTTTGCTGTGGCACCGGAAGCaggccgacgacgacgacgattCGTCCTCGGACTCGTCGTCGTTGCGGTCGTTCAGCGCCGACGAGGTCGCCGAGCTGGAGGAGAAGACAGGTCGGCTCGCGCCGGACATGGTGGACAGTTTGCTGGACGAGATCGCCGAGCAGGCACTCGAGTCGGAGCGGCAAATGGCCAAAGGCTTGGTGCACGTGCTCGAGGAAAGTCTGCGCGAGGAGCACGCGTTGGCGGTCGGCCACGACACGCTGGACGCCCTGGCCGAAAGGTTCGCCCAGCTGCTGGCCAAAGGCGAAAGCGACGGCCAGACCGTCAGCCGCAAGAGCCAGGCGACGCAGACGACACAGATGATCGAGCTGATGGACCGCAGGGAGGCCAAGCTCGAGAAAGGTTGCAG CTGCATCGTCGAGACCGTGCATCAGATGAAGAGTCTGCTGGAGCAGCTGCAGCGCCACTGGCAGTCGTCGAGCAGTCCGAGCGGCGGCGACGCCTTCCTGCACAAGAGCATGGGCATCGCGACGGAGATGGAGGGCAAGGCGATGCGGCTGATCGAGTGCACCGAGGCCCACCGCGCCGCCTGCCTCGGCCAGCGCCTCGAGTACGTGCCCAGGAGCGAGAGTGTCGCCGAACTGACCGACTTCCAAAAGTTCCTGGACCTCGACCTGTCCGACGACCcgtcttcatttttaaatcaatga